Within the Scytonema millei VB511283 genome, the region GCGTTAACAACGCACCCTACGAACATCTATTCTGTGAATTGAGTTTATGTTTGATGATTCAGCGATCGCAGAAATTTCTTTTGATGATTTTCTCAAAGTCGATATGCGAGTTGGGACAATTATTGCTGTTGAAGATAACTTGAAAGCGCGAAACCCTGCTTATATATTGACAATAGACTTTGGCGAGTTGGGACAAAAAATGAGTTCGGCACAAATTACTGATAACTATTCTAAAGCCGAACTCATCGGCAAGCAAATTATTGCTGTCGTTAACTTCCCAGCGAAAAGAGTAGCAGGCGTTAAGTCAGAAGTATTGGTATTAGGAGCAGTACCTAATGACAAAGGAGTGGTTTTATTAGAGCTAAACTTACCTGTAGAAAACGGAACTCGAATTAGCTAACAGCAATTTTTGCTACTGAAAATTACTTTTTAGTCAGGAAAACCCTAAATCTTTCAGAGCCAAAATCCGATTTAATCTAGGTAATTGGCTAGCACAGTAGTAGCGATAGCTGATAAACTGGTCTACTTGGATTGGTTTTAAAAGCCCCATTTCGTCATAGAGACGTAGCGCTTTGATGAATACACGAATAAGTTTAGTAAAGTCACCAATTTTGAACAGCAAATCTGCGTTTATAGCGTTTCCTATACAGGTGAAATACATTCGTAGGGGCGCATAGATGTGCGCCCCTACAGATCTATGTACCCGATCCAATTGAGAATAGCTATAACTGTTAACTATTTCT harbors:
- a CDS encoding tRNA-binding protein yields the protein MFDDSAIAEISFDDFLKVDMRVGTIIAVEDNLKARNPAYILTIDFGELGQKMSSAQITDNYSKAELIGKQIIAVVNFPAKRVAGVKSEVLVLGAVPNDKGVVLLELNLPVENGTRIS
- a CDS encoding MerR family transcriptional regulator, producing MYFTCIGNAINADLLFKIGDFTKLIRVFIKALRLYDEMGLLKPIQVDQFISYRYYCASQLPRLNRILALKDLGFS